Proteins from one Salmonella bongori NCTC 12419 genomic window:
- a CDS encoding DUF2756 family protein, with product MKRLLLITALLPFTVFAQPINTMNNPNKSGYQIPSQQRMQTQMQTQQLQQQSMLKQQIQTQARNQQQHLQSQLNSNTQRVQQGQPGNGMLGQQPVPNSNGGMLSGAGNPDKMLNSQQRMLPRNSGTPSPDIPLKTISP from the coding sequence ATGAAACGCTTACTACTTATTACGGCTTTATTGCCATTTACGGTATTTGCCCAACCAATTAACACTATGAATAACCCTAATAAGTCAGGCTACCAGATCCCCAGCCAACAGCGTATGCAGACGCAGATGCAAACGCAGCAACTTCAGCAACAAAGTATGTTGAAGCAACAGATACAGACGCAGGCGCGCAACCAGCAGCAGCATCTACAGTCGCAATTGAATTCCAATACGCAGCGGGTGCAGCAGGGACAGCCGGGCAACGGTATGCTCGGCCAGCAACCAGTTCCCAATAGCAACGGAGGCATGTTGAGCGGCGCAGGCAACCCCGACAAAATGCTAAATAGCCAACAGCGCATGTTACCGCGAAACAGCGGGACGCCATCGCCTGACATCCCGCTGAAAACCATCAGCCCTTAA
- a CDS encoding Hcp family type VI secretion system effector, translating to MHKAQTTPLFTNAINNNEQLFMAFYFWRINRFGRWEKYYSVQRRGAFVSGIHCLFRENFLPTETISISYEYILCKHLIANTEFSYLALPENYNRLFIPRTKAPTDNRLKTLNSKGVGILLAAGGIYNGNIDGFRDTAEKLGGDAPAGYKQVMDNKGLLILGASVAAGLTMGRMKFPELEELEQFGAKGTYTSRPFDPDKAGGPVEHLTTEGVNITYEGIAIVEKHISRFDPDPGNEFMVSRLKKIASGELLPEQVDLNYYIHECREYQRYCNLGWETGRPSDNQEAYDLWNNTHTSTLEDYRIAGNDLYHPDAPSW from the coding sequence ATGCATAAGGCGCAAACGACGCCATTATTTACCAATGCAATTAACAATAACGAACAACTGTTTATGGCATTTTACTTCTGGCGTATCAACCGATTCGGCAGATGGGAGAAATATTATTCTGTTCAACGTCGGGGAGCCTTTGTATCCGGTATCCACTGTCTGTTCCGTGAAAATTTCTTACCCACGGAAACCATAAGCATCAGCTATGAATATATTCTCTGCAAGCATCTCATTGCTAATACCGAATTCAGCTATCTGGCGCTGCCCGAAAATTATAACCGCCTGTTTATTCCCCGAACAAAAGCGCCCACAGATAACCGTCTCAAAACGTTAAACAGCAAAGGGGTTGGCATACTGCTTGCCGCCGGAGGTATCTACAACGGGAATATAGACGGGTTCAGAGACACGGCGGAAAAGTTGGGCGGCGATGCGCCTGCGGGTTACAAGCAGGTTATGGATAACAAAGGATTGCTTATCCTTGGTGCTTCAGTAGCTGCTGGATTAACAATGGGAAGGATGAAATTTCCTGAATTAGAAGAACTGGAGCAGTTTGGAGCGAAAGGAACTTATACATCAAGGCCATTTGATCCAGATAAAGCGGGAGGCCCTGTTGAACATCTTACAACTGAAGGCGTAAATATTACCTATGAAGGAATTGCAATTGTAGAAAAACACATATCTCGCTTCGATCCAGATCCTGGTAATGAATTTATGGTAAGCCGTTTAAAAAAGATAGCGAGCGGTGAATTGTTACCAGAACAAGTGGATTTAAACTACTACATTCATGAATGTCGAGAGTATCAACGTTATTGCAATTTAGGTTGGGAAACTGGCAGGCCAAGCGATAACCAAGAGGCTTATGATCTATGGAATAACACGCATACATCAACACTCGAAGATTATAGAATAGCTGGTAATGACCTTTATCACCCGGATGCACCATCATGGTAA
- the ugpE gene encoding sn-glycerol-3-phosphate ABC transporter permease UgpE gives MIENRRGLTIFSHTMLILGIMVILFPLYVAFVAATLDNRAVFETPMTLIPGSHLLENIKTIWVNGVGVNSAPFWLMMLNSFIMALSITVGKITVSMLSAFAIVWFRFPLRNLFFWMIFITLMLPVEVRIFPTVEVIANLKMLDSYAGLTLPLMASATATFLFRQFFMTLPDELVEAARIDGASPMRFFRDIVLPLSKTNLAALFVITFIYGWNQYLWPLLIITDVDLGTAVAGIKGMIATGEGSTQWNHVMAAMLLTLIPPVIIVLAMQRAFVRGLVDSEK, from the coding sequence ATGATAGAAAATCGACGCGGGCTGACAATATTCAGCCACACCATGCTGATTCTGGGCATTATGGTCATTTTGTTTCCGTTGTATGTCGCGTTTGTTGCCGCAACGCTGGACAACCGCGCGGTGTTTGAGACACCGATGACGCTGATCCCCGGTTCGCATCTGCTGGAAAATATCAAAACCATCTGGGTTAATGGCGTAGGTGTCAATAGCGCGCCCTTCTGGCTGATGATGCTTAACAGTTTCATTATGGCGTTGAGCATTACAGTCGGCAAAATCACGGTATCTATGCTTTCCGCGTTCGCCATTGTCTGGTTTCGTTTTCCCCTGCGTAACCTGTTCTTCTGGATGATTTTTATCACCCTGATGCTGCCGGTTGAAGTGCGTATCTTCCCGACGGTGGAAGTTATTGCCAACCTGAAAATGCTCGACAGCTATGCGGGGCTGACGCTGCCGCTGATGGCCTCCGCTACCGCCACTTTTCTGTTTCGCCAGTTCTTTATGACGCTGCCGGATGAGTTGGTGGAAGCGGCGCGTATTGACGGTGCTTCCCCAATGCGTTTTTTCCGCGATATTGTGCTGCCACTGTCGAAAACCAATCTGGCGGCGCTGTTCGTTATCACTTTTATTTACGGCTGGAACCAGTATCTGTGGCCGTTATTGATTATCACCGATGTCGATTTGGGCACTGCCGTGGCGGGAATCAAAGGGATGATTGCTACCGGAGAGGGCTCGACGCAGTGGAACCACGTTATGGCAGCCATGCTGCTGACGCTCATCCCTCCGGTAATCATCGTGTTAGCCATGCAGCGTGCCTTCGTGCGTGGCCTGGTCGATAGTGAGAAATAA
- a CDS encoding sn-glycerol-3-phosphate import ATP-binding protein UgpC, whose translation MAGLKLQAVSKSWDGKTQVIQPLTLDVADGEFIVMVGPSGCGKSTLLRMVAGLERVTSGDIWIDRKRVTEMEPKDRGIAMVFQNYALYPHMSVEENMAWGLKIRGMSKGHIEERVKEAARILELDGLLKRRPRELSGGQRQRVAMGRAIVRDPAVFLFDEPLSNLDAKLRVQMRLELQHLHRRLKTTSLYVTHDQVEAMTLAQRVMVMNKGVAEQVGTPVEVYEKPASRFVASFIGSPAMNLLDGVISASGDRFELPGGMVLPLGGNYRRQAGRKMTLGIRPEHIALSSQAEGGVPLTVDTLEILGADNLAHGRWGDQKLVVRLAHQQRPAAGSMLWLRLPENHLHLFNGETGQRV comes from the coding sequence ATGGCTGGTTTAAAACTACAGGCAGTAAGTAAAAGCTGGGACGGCAAGACCCAGGTAATCCAACCGTTGACGCTGGATGTCGCGGACGGCGAATTTATCGTGATGGTTGGGCCTTCCGGCTGCGGAAAATCAACGCTATTGCGGATGGTCGCAGGCCTTGAGCGCGTGACCAGCGGTGATATCTGGATTGACCGCAAACGGGTTACGGAGATGGAACCTAAAGATCGCGGCATCGCGATGGTATTCCAGAACTACGCACTCTATCCGCATATGAGCGTAGAGGAGAACATGGCGTGGGGACTGAAAATTCGCGGTATGAGCAAGGGGCATATCGAAGAGCGGGTTAAAGAGGCGGCGCGCATCCTTGAGCTGGATGGCCTGCTCAAACGTCGTCCACGCGAGCTTTCCGGCGGTCAGCGGCAACGTGTGGCAATGGGGCGGGCGATAGTGCGCGATCCGGCGGTCTTTTTATTCGATGAACCGCTCTCTAACCTCGATGCTAAGCTGCGTGTGCAGATGCGTCTGGAGCTTCAGCACCTGCACCGGCGGCTGAAAACCACCTCGCTGTACGTGACCCACGATCAGGTGGAAGCAATGACCCTTGCCCAGCGGGTTATGGTAATGAACAAAGGCGTTGCAGAGCAGGTCGGTACGCCGGTAGAGGTGTATGAAAAACCAGCCAGCCGTTTCGTGGCGAGCTTTATCGGCAGCCCGGCGATGAACCTGCTGGACGGTGTAATCAGCGCCTCTGGCGATCGTTTCGAACTACCTGGTGGTATGGTGTTACCGCTCGGCGGCAATTATCGTCGTCAGGCTGGACGCAAAATGACGCTGGGTATCCGCCCGGAGCATATTGCGTTAAGCTCGCAGGCGGAAGGCGGCGTGCCGCTAACGGTAGACACGCTGGAAATTCTGGGGGCGGATAATCTGGCGCATGGACGGTGGGGCGATCAGAAACTGGTGGTGCGTCTGGCTCACCAGCAACGTCCGGCGGCAGGCAGTATGCTTTGGTTGCGCCTGCCGGAGAATCATTTGCATTTATTTAATGGTGAAACAGGACAACGCGTATGA
- a CDS encoding PfkB family carbohydrate kinase, whose product MKFERHHKILKQISTSGIVKVAVLAKSLNVTKETIRSDLNELASLGYLTRCHGGAFITLDSLDNVAKNEIAYALENYEETRGIKKGRSDMKSHVCVIGSFNVDIISYLPRLPAIGESLLANKFIFSPGGKGCNQALAASYADSDVHFITKVGADHFSEYAINFMNASKIHKSIIYQTPETQTGTATILVNEDTGDNVIAIYPGANMTITPDEVMIQQEAIINSNIVLLQLETNYSALRQAISLAQKNGVPVIINPAPYNDGVDSLIKDIDYITPNETEAGLLAGIEVTDITSARQAAKIIHQKGVKNTIITLGSKGSLAYDGKKFIYSPAFPAVVKNTAGAGDAFNGALASGLAKGKPLESALCYASAFASLAVETANASDMPEHESVIHRIQSTPYQQSISTH is encoded by the coding sequence GTGAAATTTGAACGCCATCATAAAATATTGAAACAAATTAGCACGTCAGGAATCGTAAAAGTCGCTGTTCTGGCGAAAAGTCTGAACGTCACAAAAGAAACCATCCGTTCAGATCTTAATGAATTAGCCAGTCTTGGTTACTTAACCCGTTGTCATGGCGGCGCGTTTATCACTCTCGACTCGCTTGATAACGTTGCGAAAAATGAAATTGCTTACGCACTTGAAAATTATGAAGAAACACGGGGAATAAAAAAGGGCCGCTCCGATATGAAAAGTCATGTATGTGTAATTGGATCATTTAATGTCGATATCATCAGCTATTTGCCCCGACTACCCGCCATCGGCGAGTCGCTTCTTGCCAATAAATTTATTTTCTCCCCCGGTGGCAAAGGCTGTAACCAGGCCTTAGCGGCAAGCTATGCGGATTCGGACGTACATTTTATTACTAAAGTAGGCGCAGATCACTTTAGTGAATATGCTATCAATTTTATGAACGCCTCGAAAATTCATAAAAGTATCATTTACCAAACGCCAGAAACGCAAACTGGCACCGCGACCATTCTGGTTAATGAAGACACCGGCGATAATGTTATCGCTATCTATCCGGGGGCAAATATGACCATTACACCAGATGAGGTCATGATCCAACAAGAGGCCATCATTAACTCCAACATTGTCCTGCTTCAGCTTGAAACTAATTATAGCGCACTACGTCAGGCCATCTCTTTGGCGCAAAAAAATGGCGTTCCAGTAATTATAAACCCAGCACCCTATAATGACGGGGTGGATTCTCTTATTAAAGATATTGATTATATTACGCCGAACGAAACAGAGGCTGGCTTACTGGCAGGGATTGAGGTTACAGATATTACTTCTGCCAGACAGGCAGCCAAAATTATCCACCAGAAAGGTGTAAAAAACACCATTATCACTTTGGGTAGTAAAGGCTCGTTAGCTTATGACGGGAAAAAATTTATATATTCCCCGGCATTTCCGGCAGTCGTCAAAAATACCGCTGGTGCAGGCGACGCATTTAATGGCGCGCTCGCTTCTGGTCTCGCCAAAGGAAAACCCCTGGAGTCTGCGCTGTGCTACGCCAGTGCTTTTGCCTCCCTGGCGGTAGAGACGGCTAACGCCTCTGATATGCCGGAACATGAATCCGTCATTCACCGTATTCAGAGCACACCATATCAACAATCCATCTCTACTCATTAA
- a CDS encoding DMT family transporter — MNKNKYSTPLLMIATILAGMLSPMQSAVNGQLGHWLKDGNACAVISFASGLVVMFFIIMARKETRQQFAAIPSLIKNKKVPLWNWFAGLCGAMVVFSEGASASALGVATFQTALISALLLSGLLCDRFGIGVDEKKFFTPWRVTGALFAVIATVFVVSPQWHSTSFILLAILPFLAGLLAGWQPAGNAKVAEATGSMLVSITWNFIVGFCVLGAALAIRVAMGHLTVQLPNVWWMYLGGPLGLMSIGLMALLVRGLGLLMLGVASTAGQLLGSVLIDKLIPSLGNTVYLVTIIGTLFALVGAIVTTIPEYKASKLAKKMEITG; from the coding sequence ATGAACAAAAATAAGTACTCAACTCCCTTGCTGATGATTGCCACTATTCTCGCAGGTATGCTTTCGCCCATGCAATCAGCGGTTAATGGTCAACTTGGTCATTGGTTAAAAGATGGCAACGCATGCGCAGTCATCTCTTTTGCCAGTGGTCTGGTAGTGATGTTTTTTATTATTATGGCCCGCAAAGAGACTCGCCAACAATTTGCCGCTATTCCTTCTCTCATTAAAAATAAAAAAGTGCCGCTGTGGAACTGGTTTGCCGGTCTGTGCGGCGCAATGGTGGTATTTTCCGAAGGCGCTTCCGCCAGCGCGCTTGGCGTTGCCACCTTTCAGACTGCGTTAATTTCTGCCTTGCTACTCTCCGGTCTGCTTTGCGATCGCTTTGGTATTGGCGTGGACGAAAAAAAGTTTTTTACCCCCTGGCGTGTTACCGGCGCGCTTTTTGCCGTCATCGCTACGGTATTTGTCGTCTCTCCGCAGTGGCACTCAACTTCTTTTATTCTGCTGGCTATTCTGCCTTTCCTGGCGGGTCTGCTGGCAGGCTGGCAGCCCGCCGGTAACGCTAAGGTCGCGGAAGCCACGGGTTCAATGCTGGTCTCTATCACCTGGAATTTTATTGTCGGTTTTTGCGTGCTTGGCGCGGCACTGGCCATTCGCGTTGCGATGGGACACCTTACCGTCCAGTTGCCGAACGTATGGTGGATGTACCTCGGAGGCCCCTTAGGTCTGATGTCTATAGGCCTGATGGCTCTGTTAGTCAGAGGCCTGGGACTGTTGATGCTGGGCGTCGCGTCTACTGCCGGCCAGTTACTGGGTTCTGTGCTGATTGATAAATTAATCCCTTCCCTGGGTAACACCGTTTATCTGGTCACCATCATCGGCACGTTATTTGCTCTTGTCGGCGCAATCGTCACCACTATTCCTGAATACAAAGCCTCTAAATTAGCGAAAAAAATGGAGATTACAGGATGA
- the ugpQ gene encoding glycerophosphodiester phosphodiesterase, giving the protein MSHWPYPPIVAHRGGGKLAPENTLAAIDVGAQYGHTMIEFDTKLSKDGEIFLLHDDNLERTSNGWGVAGELNWQDLQRVDAGGWFSGEFKGEPLPLLSQVAERCRKHGMMANIEIKPTTGTGPLTGRVVAQAARELWADMTPPLLSSFEIDALEAAQAVTPELPRGLLLDKWREDWRELTTRLGCVSLHLNHKLLDERRVQEIKAAGLRILVYTVNQPQRAAELLRWGVDCICTDRIDDIGPCFPL; this is encoded by the coding sequence ATGAGTCACTGGCCTTATCCCCCTATTGTCGCCCACCGCGGTGGCGGTAAACTCGCGCCGGAAAACACTCTGGCGGCGATCGATGTGGGCGCGCAGTATGGGCACACTATGATTGAGTTTGACACCAAACTGTCGAAAGACGGCGAGATCTTCCTGCTGCATGATGACAATCTTGAGCGGACCAGCAACGGCTGGGGTGTGGCAGGTGAACTGAACTGGCAGGATTTACAGCGTGTGGATGCCGGCGGCTGGTTCAGCGGTGAGTTTAAAGGCGAACCGCTGCCATTGCTCTCACAGGTGGCGGAGCGTTGCCGTAAACATGGCATGATGGCAAATATTGAGATTAAGCCGACGACTGGAACCGGGCCGTTAACGGGACGCGTTGTGGCTCAGGCTGCCCGTGAGCTGTGGGCTGATATGACACCGCCACTGCTTTCTTCGTTTGAAATTGATGCGCTGGAAGCGGCACAGGCGGTCACGCCTGAGTTGCCGCGCGGGTTACTGCTGGATAAATGGCGTGAAGACTGGCGCGAACTTACGACGCGTCTGGGCTGCGTTTCCCTGCACCTTAACCATAAGTTGCTGGATGAACGGCGAGTACAAGAAATTAAGGCAGCAGGGCTACGGATTCTGGTTTACACCGTCAACCAGCCGCAGCGCGCAGCAGAGCTGCTGCGCTGGGGCGTGGACTGTATCTGTACCGATCGCATTGACGATATTGGCCCCTGTTTTCCGCTTTAA
- the ugpA gene encoding sn-glycerol-3-phosphate ABC transporter permease UgpA — protein MSSFRPVFRSRWLPYLLVAPQLVITLIFFIWPAGEALWYSLQSVDPFGFSSQFVGLENFVTLFHDSYYLDSFWTTIKFSTLVTFSGLLVSLFFAALVDYVVRGSRFYQTLMLLPYAVAPAVAAVLWIFLFNPGRGLITHFLGEFGYDWNHAQNSGQAMFLVVFASVWKQISYNFLFFFAALQSIPRSLVEAAAIDGAGPIRRFFRLSLPLIAPVSFFLLVVNLVYAFFDTFPVIDAATAGGPVQATTTLIYKIYREGFTGLDLSASAAQSVILMFLVIILTVVQFRYVESKVRYQ, from the coding sequence ATGTCATCTTTCCGTCCGGTATTCCGCTCGCGCTGGCTACCCTATCTGCTGGTGGCCCCGCAGCTGGTTATCACCCTTATATTCTTTATCTGGCCTGCGGGCGAAGCGCTGTGGTATTCACTGCAAAGCGTCGATCCGTTTGGTTTTTCCAGTCAATTTGTCGGGCTGGAGAATTTCGTTACGCTCTTTCATGACAGCTATTACCTCGACTCGTTCTGGACGACGATTAAATTCAGCACACTGGTGACGTTTAGCGGCCTGCTGGTCTCGCTGTTTTTCGCCGCCCTGGTAGATTATGTGGTCCGCGGCAGCCGCTTTTATCAGACGCTGATGCTCCTGCCTTATGCCGTCGCGCCCGCTGTTGCCGCCGTATTGTGGATTTTCCTGTTTAATCCGGGGCGGGGATTAATCACCCATTTTCTCGGCGAATTCGGTTATGACTGGAACCATGCGCAAAACAGTGGCCAGGCGATGTTCCTGGTGGTATTTGCCTCAGTGTGGAAGCAAATCAGCTACAACTTTCTGTTTTTCTTCGCGGCGTTGCAGTCCATTCCCCGCTCGTTGGTCGAGGCGGCGGCGATTGACGGCGCCGGACCGATTCGGCGTTTCTTCCGGCTTTCTCTGCCGCTTATCGCGCCGGTGAGTTTCTTCCTGCTGGTAGTCAACCTGGTGTATGCCTTTTTCGACACCTTCCCGGTAATCGATGCCGCGACCGCAGGCGGGCCGGTACAGGCCACCACGACGCTAATTTATAAGATCTACCGCGAAGGATTTACCGGACTGGATCTCTCGGCATCCGCCGCGCAGTCCGTCATCTTGATGTTCCTCGTCATCATTCTGACGGTAGTGCAGTTCCGCTATGTGGAAAGTAAGGTGCGTTATCAATGA
- a CDS encoding glutamine amidotransferase produces the protein MHNANTTLKVLFIGESWHIHMIHSKGYDSFTSSKYEEGATWLLECLKKGGIAVDYMPAHTVQIAFPESVDDLNRYDVIVISDIGSNTFLLQNDTFYQLRIKPNALELIKEYVHNGGGLLMIGGYLSFMGIEAKANYKNTTLADVLPVIMPDGDDRVEKPEGVYAQVENPEHPVIKGFSDYPPFLGYNQAVAKDDAAVALTINGDPLLVFGEYHNGKTACFMSDCAPHWGTQQFMAWPFYSDLWINTLNYIAKR, from the coding sequence ATGCATAATGCCAACACAACGTTAAAGGTGCTCTTTATTGGAGAATCCTGGCATATCCATATGATCCATTCAAAAGGATATGACAGTTTTACCTCAAGTAAATATGAAGAAGGCGCCACCTGGTTACTGGAATGTTTAAAAAAGGGAGGTATCGCTGTCGATTATATGCCAGCACATACGGTGCAAATCGCCTTTCCAGAAAGCGTTGACGATTTAAACCGTTATGATGTTATCGTAATCAGTGATATTGGCAGTAACACGTTCTTATTACAAAACGACACTTTCTATCAGCTAAGAATAAAGCCAAATGCTCTTGAATTAATTAAAGAATATGTGCACAACGGCGGTGGTTTATTAATGATTGGCGGCTACCTCTCCTTTATGGGGATTGAAGCAAAAGCAAATTATAAAAATACCACCCTGGCCGATGTACTTCCGGTAATAATGCCTGATGGCGACGATCGTGTTGAAAAACCGGAGGGCGTCTATGCACAGGTTGAAAACCCTGAACATCCAGTTATCAAAGGTTTTTCTGATTACCCTCCTTTCCTGGGTTATAACCAGGCTGTCGCGAAAGATGATGCTGCCGTCGCGTTAACCATTAACGGCGATCCTTTACTGGTCTTTGGTGAATATCACAACGGGAAAACGGCCTGCTTTATGAGCGACTGCGCGCCACACTGGGGAACACAACAATTTATGGCGTGGCCATTTTACAGCGACTTGTGGATTAACACACTTAACTATATCGCCAAACGATAA
- the ggt gene encoding gamma-glutamyltransferase encodes MKPTFMRWVAIAALLAGGTFNAVANPPDAPPVSYGVEEDIFHPERATQGMVASVDAMATQVGVDILKQGGNAVDAAVAVGYALAVTHPQAGNLGGGGFMLLRTKDGKTTAIDFREMAPANATRDMFLDEQGNPDSKKSLTSHLASGTPGTVAGFSLALDKYGTLPLNKVVRPAIKLAQEGFIVNDALADDLKTYGSEVIPQHENSKAIFWKDGEPLKKGDRLVQTNLAKSLEMIAENGPDAFYKGAIADQIAEEMQKNGGLIGKADLAAYKAVERTPISGNYRGYEVYSMPPPSSGGIHIVQILNILENFDMKKYGFGSADAMQVMAEAEKYAYADRSEYLGDPDFVKVPWQALTNKAYAKSLAEQIDINKAKPSSQIRPGKLAPYESNQTTHYSVVDKDGNAVAVTYTLNTTFGTGIVAGNSGILLNNEMDDFSAKPGVPNVYGLVGGDANAIGPGKRPLSSMSPTIVVKEGKTWLVTGSPGGSRIITTVLQMVVNSIDFGMNVAEATNAPRFHHQWLPDELRVEKGFSPDTLKLLEQKGQKVALKEAMGSTQSIMVGPDGELYGASDPRSVDDLTAGY; translated from the coding sequence ATGAAACCAACGTTTATGCGCTGGGTGGCGATTGCCGCTCTGCTGGCCGGGGGGACATTTAACGCGGTGGCCAATCCTCCCGACGCGCCGCCCGTCTCCTATGGTGTTGAAGAAGATATCTTTCATCCCGAGCGAGCAACGCAGGGGATGGTGGCGTCCGTGGATGCAATGGCGACGCAGGTTGGGGTGGATATCTTAAAGCAGGGCGGTAATGCTGTGGATGCAGCTGTGGCCGTGGGTTATGCACTGGCGGTAACGCACCCGCAGGCCGGTAACCTGGGCGGCGGCGGGTTTATGCTGCTGCGAACCAAAGACGGTAAAACCACGGCGATCGACTTTCGTGAAATGGCTCCTGCTAACGCCACGCGTGATATGTTTCTGGACGAGCAGGGCAATCCGGACAGCAAAAAATCTCTGACCTCACATCTGGCATCCGGTACGCCCGGAACGGTAGCGGGATTCTCGCTGGCGCTGGACAAATACGGCACCCTGCCGCTCAACAAAGTCGTTCGTCCGGCTATTAAACTGGCGCAAGAGGGGTTTATCGTTAATGATGCGCTGGCCGATGATCTGAAAACCTACGGCAGTGAAGTGATCCCTCAACATGAGAACAGCAAGGCTATCTTCTGGAAAGACGGCGAGCCGCTGAAAAAAGGCGACAGACTCGTACAAACCAACCTGGCGAAAAGTCTGGAGATGATCGCTGAGAACGGGCCGGATGCCTTCTATAAAGGGGCCATTGCCGACCAGATAGCCGAAGAGATGCAAAAAAATGGTGGTCTGATTGGCAAAGCGGATTTAGCCGCCTATAAAGCGGTAGAGCGCACGCCGATTAGCGGCAATTATCGCGGTTATGAGGTTTATTCCATGCCTCCGCCGTCTTCCGGCGGGATCCATATTGTGCAGATCCTCAATATCCTCGAAAACTTTGATATGAAGAAATACGGCTTTGGCAGCGCGGACGCCATGCAGGTCATGGCAGAGGCAGAAAAATATGCCTATGCCGATCGGTCGGAATACCTTGGCGATCCGGACTTCGTTAAGGTGCCGTGGCAGGCGCTGACGAACAAAGCGTACGCCAAATCGCTCGCTGAACAGATCGATATCAACAAAGCGAAGCCCTCCAGCCAGATTCGTCCCGGCAAGCTGGCACCCTACGAAAGCAACCAAACCACCCATTACTCGGTAGTCGATAAAGACGGTAACGCCGTCGCGGTGACCTACACCCTGAACACTACCTTTGGTACCGGGATTGTGGCGGGCAACAGCGGCATTTTACTGAATAATGAAATGGATGATTTCTCGGCAAAACCCGGCGTGCCCAATGTTTACGGGCTGGTGGGCGGCGATGCTAACGCGATTGGGCCTGGCAAACGACCGCTGTCGTCGATGTCGCCGACCATTGTGGTGAAAGAGGGCAAAACATGGCTGGTCACTGGCAGCCCTGGCGGGAGTCGAATCATCACTACCGTGCTGCAAATGGTAGTGAACAGCATTGATTTCGGAATGAACGTCGCCGAAGCGACCAACGCGCCGCGTTTCCATCATCAATGGTTGCCGGACGAACTGCGGGTAGAAAAGGGCTTCAGCCCCGATACGCTAAAGTTGCTGGAACAGAAAGGGCAGAAAGTGGCGCTGAAAGAAGCGATGGGCAGCACCCAAAGTATTATGGTTGGACCGGACGGTGAACTGTATGGCGCATCCGACCCGCGTTCGGTCGATGATTTAACGGCGGGATATTAA
- a CDS encoding phosphotriesterase-related protein produces MKGYLQTVTGPIVKEEMGLTLPHEHLFNDLSSVVDKPHYAFSEQLVDKKVSAEIQWGLKHDPYCCADNMDKKPIADVIFEINNFMSLGGKTIVDATGSESIGRDAQSLREVAVRTGLNIVASSGPYLEKFESHRIHQSVDTLAAIIDNELNQGIGETDIRAGMIGEIGVSPAFTEAEHNSLRAASLAQVNNPHVAMNIHMPGWLRRGDEVLDIVLGEMQVSPAKVSLAHSDPSGKDLTYQRKMLDRGVWLEFDMIGLDITFPKEGVAPGVQETADAVAHLIELGYANQLVLSHDVFLKQMWAKNGGNGWGFVPNVFLAYLAERGVNATTLRKLCIDNPARLLTD; encoded by the coding sequence ATGAAAGGCTACCTGCAAACTGTCACCGGACCGATCGTAAAAGAAGAGATGGGACTGACTCTCCCCCATGAACATCTGTTTAATGACCTCTCATCAGTGGTTGATAAGCCGCACTATGCATTTTCGGAACAACTGGTCGATAAAAAAGTGAGTGCGGAGATCCAGTGGGGGCTAAAACACGATCCCTACTGCTGCGCCGATAACATGGACAAAAAGCCCATCGCGGATGTCATTTTTGAAATCAATAACTTCATGTCGCTGGGCGGCAAAACTATCGTTGATGCCACCGGGTCTGAATCCATAGGCCGGGATGCGCAGTCACTGCGGGAGGTGGCGGTTCGCACCGGGTTGAACATTGTGGCTTCTTCCGGCCCTTATCTGGAGAAGTTCGAAAGCCACCGAATCCATCAGTCTGTCGATACGCTGGCGGCCATTATTGATAACGAGCTTAATCAGGGGATTGGTGAAACGGATATTCGCGCCGGCATGATTGGCGAAATCGGCGTATCCCCGGCTTTTACCGAGGCTGAGCATAACAGCCTGCGTGCGGCTTCACTGGCTCAGGTCAATAACCCGCATGTGGCAATGAATATACATATGCCGGGGTGGCTCAGACGCGGTGACGAGGTGCTGGATATTGTGCTGGGAGAAATGCAGGTATCGCCGGCAAAAGTGTCTCTCGCCCACTCCGATCCTTCCGGGAAGGATCTTACCTACCAGCGCAAAATGCTCGATCGCGGCGTATGGCTGGAATTTGACATGATAGGGCTGGACATTACCTTTCCTAAAGAGGGTGTAGCGCCCGGCGTGCAGGAGACCGCTGACGCGGTTGCTCATCTGATTGAACTTGGGTATGCCAACCAGCTTGTGCTTAGCCACGACGTCTTCCTCAAACAGATGTGGGCTAAAAATGGCGGTAACGGCTGGGGATTTGTGCCAAATGTCTTCCTTGCATACCTGGCGGAGCGCGGCGTAAATGCAACGACGTTACGCAAACTGTGTATTGATAATCCCGCCCGTTTGCTAACCGACTGA